The following are from one region of the Vicugna pacos chromosome 9, VicPac4, whole genome shotgun sequence genome:
- the APLP1 gene encoding amyloid beta precursor like protein 1 isoform X1 has translation MGPASPAARRLGPLLLLLPLLLLLLRAQLAVGSLTGGSPSAAEAPGSAQVAGLCGRLTLHRDLRTGRWEPDPQRSRRCLRDPQRVLEYCRQMYPELQIARVEQATQAIPMERWCGDARGGHCAHTHHQVVPFRCLPGEFVSEALLVPEGCRFLHQERMDQCKSSTRRHQEAQESWHLGPLFPQACSSQGLILHGSGMLLPCGADRFRGVEYVCCPPPVTPNPSGTTVGDPSTRSWPLGGRLEGDEDEEEEDSFPQPVDDYFVEPPRAEEEEEEERVPPSSSHTPAGVSKVTPTPRPTDGVDVYFGMPGEISEHEGFLRAKMDLEERRMRQINEVMREWAMADNQSKNLPKADRQALNEHFQSILQTLEEQVSGERQRLVETHATRVIALINDQRRAALEGFLAALQEDPPQPERVLLALRRYLRAEQKEQRHTLRHYQHVAAVDPEKAQQMRFQVQTHLQVIEERMNQSLGLLDQNPQLAQELRPQIQELLHSEHLGPNELEAPAPGGSSEDKGGLQPLDSKDADTPMALPKGSTEQDAASSGKEKMSPLEQYERKVNVSVPRGFPFHSSEIQRDELAPAGTGVSREAVSGLLIMGAGGGSLIVLSMLLLRRKKPYGAISHGVVEVDPMLTLEEQQLRELQRHGYENPTYRFLEERP, from the exons ATGGGGCCCGCCAGCCCCGCCGCTCGTCGCCTGggcccgctgctgctgctgctgccactatTGCTGCTGCTTCTGCGCGCGCAGCTGGCCGTCGGGAGCCTGACCGGTGGGAGCCCCAGCGCCGCCGAG gctcctGGGTCGGCCCAGGTGGCTGGACTATGCGGGCGTCTAACCCTTCACCGGGACCTGCGCACCGGCCGTTGGGAACCAGACCCACAGCGCTCGCGACGCTGCCTCCGGGACCCGCAACGCGTGCTGGAGTACTGCAGACAG ATGTACCCGGAGCTGCAGATTGCACGTGTGGAACAAGCGACGCAGGCCATCCCCATGGAGCGCTGGTGCGGGGATGCCCGGGGTGGCCACTGTGCCCACACCCACCACCAGGTTGTGCCTTTCCGCTGCCTGC CGGGTGAATTCGTGAGCGAGGCCCTGCTGGTGCCTGAAGGCTGCCGGTTCTTGCACCAGGAGCGCATGGACCAGTGCAAGAGTTCAACCCGGAGGCATCAGGAGGCACAGGAG TCCTGGCATCTGGGCCCACTCTTCCCGCAGgcctgcagctcccagggcctcaTCCTGCATGGCTCGGGCATGCTTTTGCCCTGTGGCGCAGATCGGTTCCGAGGTGTGGAGTATGTGTGCTGCCCCCCTCCAGTGACCCCCAACCCGTCTGGGACAACAGTTGG TGACCCCTCCACCCGGTCCTGGCCCCTGGGGGGCAGACTAGAGGGGGATGAGGACGAGGAAGAGGAGGACTCCTTCCCACAGCCAGTAGATGATTACTTCGTGGAGCCACCACGGgctgaagaggaagaagaggaggaaagagtccCACCCTCAAGCTCTCATACCCCTGCAGGGGTCAGCAAAG TGACTCCCACCCCGAGGCCCACAGATGGTGTGGACGTGTACTTTGGCATGCCTGGAGAAATCAGCGAGCATGAGGGGTTCCTGCGGGCCAAGATGGATCTTGAGGAGCGCAGGATGCGCCAGATTAATGAG GTGATGCGTGAATGGGCCATGGCGGACAACCAGTCCAAGAACCTGCCTAAAGCTGACAGACAGGCCCTGAATGAG CACTTCCAGTCCATTCTGCAGACCCTGGAGGAGCAGGTGTCTGGTGAGCGACAGCGCCTGGTGGAGACCCATGCCACCCGAGTCATCGCCCTCATCAACGACCAGCGCCGGGCTGCCTTGGAAGGTTTCCTGGCAGCGCTGCAGGAGGATCCGCCTCAG CCAGAGCGTGTCCTGCTGGCCCTGCGTCGCTACCTGCGTGCGGAGCAGAAGGAGCAAAGGCACACGCTGCGACACTACCAGCACGTGGCCGCCGTGGACCCCGAGAAGGCCCAGCAGATGCGCTTCCAG GTGCAGACCCACCTTCAAGTAATCGAAGAAAGAATGAATCAGAGCCTGGGGCTGCTTGACCAGAACCCCCAGCTGGCGCAGGAGTTGCGGCCCCAGATCC AGGAACTCCTCCACTCTGAACACCTGGGTCCCAATGAATTGGAAGCCCCTGCCCCAGGGGGCAGCAGTGAGGACAAGGGTGGGCTGCAGCCTCTGGATTCCAAGGACG CAGACACCCCCATGGCCCTTCCAAAAG GGTCCACAGAACAAGATGCTGCATCCTCTGGAAAAGAGAAGATGTCCCCCCTGGAGCAGTATGAACGAAAG GTGAATGTGTCTGTTCCAAGGGGTTTTCCTTTCCACTCATCGGAGATTCAGAGAGATGAGCTG GCACCAGCTGGAACAGGCGTGTCCCGAGAGGCTGTGTCAGGTCTGCTGATCATGGGAGCTGGTGGGGGCTCCCTCATAGTCCTCTCTATGCTGCTCTTGCGCAGGAAGAAGCCCTACGGGGCCATCAGCCACGGAGTGGTggag GTGGACCCCATGCTGACTCTGGAGGAGCAGCAGCTGCGTGAACTGCAGCGTCATGGCTACGAGAACCCTACCTACCGCTTCCTGGAGGAACGACCCTGA
- the APLP1 gene encoding amyloid beta precursor like protein 1 isoform X2, whose product MGPASPAARRLGPLLLLLPLLLLLLRAQLAVGSLTGGSPSAAEAPGSAQVAGLCGRLTLHRDLRTGRWEPDPQRSRRCLRDPQRVLEYCRQMYPELQIARVEQATQAIPMERWCGDARGGHCAHTHHQVVPFRCLPGEFVSEALLVPEGCRFLHQERMDQCKSSTRRHQEAQESWHLGPLFPQACSSQGLILHGSGMLLPCGADRFRGVEYVCCPPPVTPNPSGTTVGDPSTRSWPLGGRLEGDEDEEEEDSFPQPVDDYFVEPPRAEEEEEEERVPPSSSHTPAGVSKVTPTPRPTDGVDVYFGMPGEISEHEGFLRAKMDLEERRMRQINEVMREWAMADNQSKNLPKADRQALNEHFQSILQTLEEQVSGERQRLVETHATRVIALINDQRRAALEGFLAALQEDPPQPERVLLALRRYLRAEQKEQRHTLRHYQHVAAVDPEKAQQMRFQVQTHLQVIEERMNQSLGLLDQNPQLAQELRPQIQELLHSEHLGPNELEAPAPGGSSEDKGGLQPLDSKDDTPMALPKGSTEQDAASSGKEKMSPLEQYERKVNVSVPRGFPFHSSEIQRDELAPAGTGVSREAVSGLLIMGAGGGSLIVLSMLLLRRKKPYGAISHGVVEVDPMLTLEEQQLRELQRHGYENPTYRFLEERP is encoded by the exons ATGGGGCCCGCCAGCCCCGCCGCTCGTCGCCTGggcccgctgctgctgctgctgccactatTGCTGCTGCTTCTGCGCGCGCAGCTGGCCGTCGGGAGCCTGACCGGTGGGAGCCCCAGCGCCGCCGAG gctcctGGGTCGGCCCAGGTGGCTGGACTATGCGGGCGTCTAACCCTTCACCGGGACCTGCGCACCGGCCGTTGGGAACCAGACCCACAGCGCTCGCGACGCTGCCTCCGGGACCCGCAACGCGTGCTGGAGTACTGCAGACAG ATGTACCCGGAGCTGCAGATTGCACGTGTGGAACAAGCGACGCAGGCCATCCCCATGGAGCGCTGGTGCGGGGATGCCCGGGGTGGCCACTGTGCCCACACCCACCACCAGGTTGTGCCTTTCCGCTGCCTGC CGGGTGAATTCGTGAGCGAGGCCCTGCTGGTGCCTGAAGGCTGCCGGTTCTTGCACCAGGAGCGCATGGACCAGTGCAAGAGTTCAACCCGGAGGCATCAGGAGGCACAGGAG TCCTGGCATCTGGGCCCACTCTTCCCGCAGgcctgcagctcccagggcctcaTCCTGCATGGCTCGGGCATGCTTTTGCCCTGTGGCGCAGATCGGTTCCGAGGTGTGGAGTATGTGTGCTGCCCCCCTCCAGTGACCCCCAACCCGTCTGGGACAACAGTTGG TGACCCCTCCACCCGGTCCTGGCCCCTGGGGGGCAGACTAGAGGGGGATGAGGACGAGGAAGAGGAGGACTCCTTCCCACAGCCAGTAGATGATTACTTCGTGGAGCCACCACGGgctgaagaggaagaagaggaggaaagagtccCACCCTCAAGCTCTCATACCCCTGCAGGGGTCAGCAAAG TGACTCCCACCCCGAGGCCCACAGATGGTGTGGACGTGTACTTTGGCATGCCTGGAGAAATCAGCGAGCATGAGGGGTTCCTGCGGGCCAAGATGGATCTTGAGGAGCGCAGGATGCGCCAGATTAATGAG GTGATGCGTGAATGGGCCATGGCGGACAACCAGTCCAAGAACCTGCCTAAAGCTGACAGACAGGCCCTGAATGAG CACTTCCAGTCCATTCTGCAGACCCTGGAGGAGCAGGTGTCTGGTGAGCGACAGCGCCTGGTGGAGACCCATGCCACCCGAGTCATCGCCCTCATCAACGACCAGCGCCGGGCTGCCTTGGAAGGTTTCCTGGCAGCGCTGCAGGAGGATCCGCCTCAG CCAGAGCGTGTCCTGCTGGCCCTGCGTCGCTACCTGCGTGCGGAGCAGAAGGAGCAAAGGCACACGCTGCGACACTACCAGCACGTGGCCGCCGTGGACCCCGAGAAGGCCCAGCAGATGCGCTTCCAG GTGCAGACCCACCTTCAAGTAATCGAAGAAAGAATGAATCAGAGCCTGGGGCTGCTTGACCAGAACCCCCAGCTGGCGCAGGAGTTGCGGCCCCAGATCC AGGAACTCCTCCACTCTGAACACCTGGGTCCCAATGAATTGGAAGCCCCTGCCCCAGGGGGCAGCAGTGAGGACAAGGGTGGGCTGCAGCCTCTGGATTCCAAGGACG ACACCCCCATGGCCCTTCCAAAAG GGTCCACAGAACAAGATGCTGCATCCTCTGGAAAAGAGAAGATGTCCCCCCTGGAGCAGTATGAACGAAAG GTGAATGTGTCTGTTCCAAGGGGTTTTCCTTTCCACTCATCGGAGATTCAGAGAGATGAGCTG GCACCAGCTGGAACAGGCGTGTCCCGAGAGGCTGTGTCAGGTCTGCTGATCATGGGAGCTGGTGGGGGCTCCCTCATAGTCCTCTCTATGCTGCTCTTGCGCAGGAAGAAGCCCTACGGGGCCATCAGCCACGGAGTGGTggag GTGGACCCCATGCTGACTCTGGAGGAGCAGCAGCTGCGTGAACTGCAGCGTCATGGCTACGAGAACCCTACCTACCGCTTCCTGGAGGAACGACCCTGA
- the APLP1 gene encoding amyloid beta precursor like protein 1 isoform X6 — protein sequence MGPASPAARRLGPLLLLLPLLLLLLRAQLAVGSLTGGSPSAAEAPGSAQVAGLCGRLTLHRDLRTGRWEPDPQRSRRCLRDPQRVLEYCRQMYPELQIARVEQATQAIPMERWCGDARGGHCAHTHHQVVPFRCLPGEFVSEALLVPEGCRFLHQERMDQCKSSTRRHQEAQESWHLGPLFPQACSSQGLILHGSGMLLPCGADRFRGVEYVCCPPPVTPNPSGTTVGDPSTRSWPLGGRLEGDEDEEEEDSFPQPVDDYFVEPPRAEEEEEEERVPPSSSHTPAGVSKVTPTPRPTDGVDVYFGMPGEISEHEGFLRAKMDLEERRMRQINEVMREWAMADNQSKNLPKADRQALNEHFQSILQTLEEQVSGERQRLVETHATRVIALINDQRRAALEGFLAALQEDPPQPERVLLALRRYLRAEQKEQRHTLRHYQHVAAVDPEKAQQMRFQVQTHLQVIEERMNQSLGLLDQNPQLAQELRPQIQELLHSEHLGPNELEAPAPGGSSEDKGGLQPLDSKDADTPMALPKGSTEQDAASSGKEKMSPLEQYERKAPAGTGVSREAVSGLLIMGAGGGSLIVLSMLLLRRKKPYGAISHGVVEVDPMLTLEEQQLRELQRHGYENPTYRFLEERP from the exons ATGGGGCCCGCCAGCCCCGCCGCTCGTCGCCTGggcccgctgctgctgctgctgccactatTGCTGCTGCTTCTGCGCGCGCAGCTGGCCGTCGGGAGCCTGACCGGTGGGAGCCCCAGCGCCGCCGAG gctcctGGGTCGGCCCAGGTGGCTGGACTATGCGGGCGTCTAACCCTTCACCGGGACCTGCGCACCGGCCGTTGGGAACCAGACCCACAGCGCTCGCGACGCTGCCTCCGGGACCCGCAACGCGTGCTGGAGTACTGCAGACAG ATGTACCCGGAGCTGCAGATTGCACGTGTGGAACAAGCGACGCAGGCCATCCCCATGGAGCGCTGGTGCGGGGATGCCCGGGGTGGCCACTGTGCCCACACCCACCACCAGGTTGTGCCTTTCCGCTGCCTGC CGGGTGAATTCGTGAGCGAGGCCCTGCTGGTGCCTGAAGGCTGCCGGTTCTTGCACCAGGAGCGCATGGACCAGTGCAAGAGTTCAACCCGGAGGCATCAGGAGGCACAGGAG TCCTGGCATCTGGGCCCACTCTTCCCGCAGgcctgcagctcccagggcctcaTCCTGCATGGCTCGGGCATGCTTTTGCCCTGTGGCGCAGATCGGTTCCGAGGTGTGGAGTATGTGTGCTGCCCCCCTCCAGTGACCCCCAACCCGTCTGGGACAACAGTTGG TGACCCCTCCACCCGGTCCTGGCCCCTGGGGGGCAGACTAGAGGGGGATGAGGACGAGGAAGAGGAGGACTCCTTCCCACAGCCAGTAGATGATTACTTCGTGGAGCCACCACGGgctgaagaggaagaagaggaggaaagagtccCACCCTCAAGCTCTCATACCCCTGCAGGGGTCAGCAAAG TGACTCCCACCCCGAGGCCCACAGATGGTGTGGACGTGTACTTTGGCATGCCTGGAGAAATCAGCGAGCATGAGGGGTTCCTGCGGGCCAAGATGGATCTTGAGGAGCGCAGGATGCGCCAGATTAATGAG GTGATGCGTGAATGGGCCATGGCGGACAACCAGTCCAAGAACCTGCCTAAAGCTGACAGACAGGCCCTGAATGAG CACTTCCAGTCCATTCTGCAGACCCTGGAGGAGCAGGTGTCTGGTGAGCGACAGCGCCTGGTGGAGACCCATGCCACCCGAGTCATCGCCCTCATCAACGACCAGCGCCGGGCTGCCTTGGAAGGTTTCCTGGCAGCGCTGCAGGAGGATCCGCCTCAG CCAGAGCGTGTCCTGCTGGCCCTGCGTCGCTACCTGCGTGCGGAGCAGAAGGAGCAAAGGCACACGCTGCGACACTACCAGCACGTGGCCGCCGTGGACCCCGAGAAGGCCCAGCAGATGCGCTTCCAG GTGCAGACCCACCTTCAAGTAATCGAAGAAAGAATGAATCAGAGCCTGGGGCTGCTTGACCAGAACCCCCAGCTGGCGCAGGAGTTGCGGCCCCAGATCC AGGAACTCCTCCACTCTGAACACCTGGGTCCCAATGAATTGGAAGCCCCTGCCCCAGGGGGCAGCAGTGAGGACAAGGGTGGGCTGCAGCCTCTGGATTCCAAGGACG CAGACACCCCCATGGCCCTTCCAAAAG GGTCCACAGAACAAGATGCTGCATCCTCTGGAAAAGAGAAGATGTCCCCCCTGGAGCAGTATGAACGAAAG GCACCAGCTGGAACAGGCGTGTCCCGAGAGGCTGTGTCAGGTCTGCTGATCATGGGAGCTGGTGGGGGCTCCCTCATAGTCCTCTCTATGCTGCTCTTGCGCAGGAAGAAGCCCTACGGGGCCATCAGCCACGGAGTGGTggag GTGGACCCCATGCTGACTCTGGAGGAGCAGCAGCTGCGTGAACTGCAGCGTCATGGCTACGAGAACCCTACCTACCGCTTCCTGGAGGAACGACCCTGA
- the APLP1 gene encoding amyloid beta precursor like protein 1 isoform X4, whose amino-acid sequence MGPASPAARRLGPLLLLLPLLLLLLRAQLAVGSLTGGSPSAAEAPGSAQVAGLCGRLTLHRDLRTGRWEPDPQRSRRCLRDPQRVLEYCRQMYPELQIARVEQATQAIPMERWCGDARGGHCAHTHHQVVPFRCLPGEFVSEALLVPEGCRFLHQERMDQCKSSTRRHQEAQEACSSQGLILHGSGMLLPCGADRFRGVEYVCCPPPVTPNPSGTTVGDPSTRSWPLGGRLEGDEDEEEEDSFPQPVDDYFVEPPRAEEEEEEERVPPSSSHTPAGVSKVTPTPRPTDGVDVYFGMPGEISEHEGFLRAKMDLEERRMRQINEVMREWAMADNQSKNLPKADRQALNEHFQSILQTLEEQVSGERQRLVETHATRVIALINDQRRAALEGFLAALQEDPPQPERVLLALRRYLRAEQKEQRHTLRHYQHVAAVDPEKAQQMRFQVQTHLQVIEERMNQSLGLLDQNPQLAQELRPQIQELLHSEHLGPNELEAPAPGGSSEDKGGLQPLDSKDADTPMALPKGSTEQDAASSGKEKMSPLEQYERKVNVSVPRGFPFHSSEIQRDELAPAGTGVSREAVSGLLIMGAGGGSLIVLSMLLLRRKKPYGAISHGVVEVDPMLTLEEQQLRELQRHGYENPTYRFLEERP is encoded by the exons ATGGGGCCCGCCAGCCCCGCCGCTCGTCGCCTGggcccgctgctgctgctgctgccactatTGCTGCTGCTTCTGCGCGCGCAGCTGGCCGTCGGGAGCCTGACCGGTGGGAGCCCCAGCGCCGCCGAG gctcctGGGTCGGCCCAGGTGGCTGGACTATGCGGGCGTCTAACCCTTCACCGGGACCTGCGCACCGGCCGTTGGGAACCAGACCCACAGCGCTCGCGACGCTGCCTCCGGGACCCGCAACGCGTGCTGGAGTACTGCAGACAG ATGTACCCGGAGCTGCAGATTGCACGTGTGGAACAAGCGACGCAGGCCATCCCCATGGAGCGCTGGTGCGGGGATGCCCGGGGTGGCCACTGTGCCCACACCCACCACCAGGTTGTGCCTTTCCGCTGCCTGC CGGGTGAATTCGTGAGCGAGGCCCTGCTGGTGCCTGAAGGCTGCCGGTTCTTGCACCAGGAGCGCATGGACCAGTGCAAGAGTTCAACCCGGAGGCATCAGGAGGCACAGGAG gcctgcagctcccagggcctcaTCCTGCATGGCTCGGGCATGCTTTTGCCCTGTGGCGCAGATCGGTTCCGAGGTGTGGAGTATGTGTGCTGCCCCCCTCCAGTGACCCCCAACCCGTCTGGGACAACAGTTGG TGACCCCTCCACCCGGTCCTGGCCCCTGGGGGGCAGACTAGAGGGGGATGAGGACGAGGAAGAGGAGGACTCCTTCCCACAGCCAGTAGATGATTACTTCGTGGAGCCACCACGGgctgaagaggaagaagaggaggaaagagtccCACCCTCAAGCTCTCATACCCCTGCAGGGGTCAGCAAAG TGACTCCCACCCCGAGGCCCACAGATGGTGTGGACGTGTACTTTGGCATGCCTGGAGAAATCAGCGAGCATGAGGGGTTCCTGCGGGCCAAGATGGATCTTGAGGAGCGCAGGATGCGCCAGATTAATGAG GTGATGCGTGAATGGGCCATGGCGGACAACCAGTCCAAGAACCTGCCTAAAGCTGACAGACAGGCCCTGAATGAG CACTTCCAGTCCATTCTGCAGACCCTGGAGGAGCAGGTGTCTGGTGAGCGACAGCGCCTGGTGGAGACCCATGCCACCCGAGTCATCGCCCTCATCAACGACCAGCGCCGGGCTGCCTTGGAAGGTTTCCTGGCAGCGCTGCAGGAGGATCCGCCTCAG CCAGAGCGTGTCCTGCTGGCCCTGCGTCGCTACCTGCGTGCGGAGCAGAAGGAGCAAAGGCACACGCTGCGACACTACCAGCACGTGGCCGCCGTGGACCCCGAGAAGGCCCAGCAGATGCGCTTCCAG GTGCAGACCCACCTTCAAGTAATCGAAGAAAGAATGAATCAGAGCCTGGGGCTGCTTGACCAGAACCCCCAGCTGGCGCAGGAGTTGCGGCCCCAGATCC AGGAACTCCTCCACTCTGAACACCTGGGTCCCAATGAATTGGAAGCCCCTGCCCCAGGGGGCAGCAGTGAGGACAAGGGTGGGCTGCAGCCTCTGGATTCCAAGGACG CAGACACCCCCATGGCCCTTCCAAAAG GGTCCACAGAACAAGATGCTGCATCCTCTGGAAAAGAGAAGATGTCCCCCCTGGAGCAGTATGAACGAAAG GTGAATGTGTCTGTTCCAAGGGGTTTTCCTTTCCACTCATCGGAGATTCAGAGAGATGAGCTG GCACCAGCTGGAACAGGCGTGTCCCGAGAGGCTGTGTCAGGTCTGCTGATCATGGGAGCTGGTGGGGGCTCCCTCATAGTCCTCTCTATGCTGCTCTTGCGCAGGAAGAAGCCCTACGGGGCCATCAGCCACGGAGTGGTggag GTGGACCCCATGCTGACTCTGGAGGAGCAGCAGCTGCGTGAACTGCAGCGTCATGGCTACGAGAACCCTACCTACCGCTTCCTGGAGGAACGACCCTGA
- the APLP1 gene encoding amyloid beta precursor like protein 1 isoform X5, which yields MGPASPAARRLGPLLLLLPLLLLLLRAQLAVGSLTGGSPSAAEAPGSAQVAGLCGRLTLHRDLRTGRWEPDPQRSRRCLRDPQRVLEYCRQMYPELQIARVEQATQAIPMERWCGDARGGHCAHTHHQVVPFRCLPGEFVSEALLVPEGCRFLHQERMDQCKSSTRRHQEAQEACSSQGLILHGSGMLLPCGADRFRGVEYVCCPPPVTPNPSGTTVGDPSTRSWPLGGRLEGDEDEEEEDSFPQPVDDYFVEPPRAEEEEEEERVPPSSSHTPAGVSKVTPTPRPTDGVDVYFGMPGEISEHEGFLRAKMDLEERRMRQINEVMREWAMADNQSKNLPKADRQALNEHFQSILQTLEEQVSGERQRLVETHATRVIALINDQRRAALEGFLAALQEDPPQPERVLLALRRYLRAEQKEQRHTLRHYQHVAAVDPEKAQQMRFQVQTHLQVIEERMNQSLGLLDQNPQLAQELRPQIQELLHSEHLGPNELEAPAPGGSSEDKGGLQPLDSKDDTPMALPKGSTEQDAASSGKEKMSPLEQYERKVNVSVPRGFPFHSSEIQRDELAPAGTGVSREAVSGLLIMGAGGGSLIVLSMLLLRRKKPYGAISHGVVEVDPMLTLEEQQLRELQRHGYENPTYRFLEERP from the exons ATGGGGCCCGCCAGCCCCGCCGCTCGTCGCCTGggcccgctgctgctgctgctgccactatTGCTGCTGCTTCTGCGCGCGCAGCTGGCCGTCGGGAGCCTGACCGGTGGGAGCCCCAGCGCCGCCGAG gctcctGGGTCGGCCCAGGTGGCTGGACTATGCGGGCGTCTAACCCTTCACCGGGACCTGCGCACCGGCCGTTGGGAACCAGACCCACAGCGCTCGCGACGCTGCCTCCGGGACCCGCAACGCGTGCTGGAGTACTGCAGACAG ATGTACCCGGAGCTGCAGATTGCACGTGTGGAACAAGCGACGCAGGCCATCCCCATGGAGCGCTGGTGCGGGGATGCCCGGGGTGGCCACTGTGCCCACACCCACCACCAGGTTGTGCCTTTCCGCTGCCTGC CGGGTGAATTCGTGAGCGAGGCCCTGCTGGTGCCTGAAGGCTGCCGGTTCTTGCACCAGGAGCGCATGGACCAGTGCAAGAGTTCAACCCGGAGGCATCAGGAGGCACAGGAG gcctgcagctcccagggcctcaTCCTGCATGGCTCGGGCATGCTTTTGCCCTGTGGCGCAGATCGGTTCCGAGGTGTGGAGTATGTGTGCTGCCCCCCTCCAGTGACCCCCAACCCGTCTGGGACAACAGTTGG TGACCCCTCCACCCGGTCCTGGCCCCTGGGGGGCAGACTAGAGGGGGATGAGGACGAGGAAGAGGAGGACTCCTTCCCACAGCCAGTAGATGATTACTTCGTGGAGCCACCACGGgctgaagaggaagaagaggaggaaagagtccCACCCTCAAGCTCTCATACCCCTGCAGGGGTCAGCAAAG TGACTCCCACCCCGAGGCCCACAGATGGTGTGGACGTGTACTTTGGCATGCCTGGAGAAATCAGCGAGCATGAGGGGTTCCTGCGGGCCAAGATGGATCTTGAGGAGCGCAGGATGCGCCAGATTAATGAG GTGATGCGTGAATGGGCCATGGCGGACAACCAGTCCAAGAACCTGCCTAAAGCTGACAGACAGGCCCTGAATGAG CACTTCCAGTCCATTCTGCAGACCCTGGAGGAGCAGGTGTCTGGTGAGCGACAGCGCCTGGTGGAGACCCATGCCACCCGAGTCATCGCCCTCATCAACGACCAGCGCCGGGCTGCCTTGGAAGGTTTCCTGGCAGCGCTGCAGGAGGATCCGCCTCAG CCAGAGCGTGTCCTGCTGGCCCTGCGTCGCTACCTGCGTGCGGAGCAGAAGGAGCAAAGGCACACGCTGCGACACTACCAGCACGTGGCCGCCGTGGACCCCGAGAAGGCCCAGCAGATGCGCTTCCAG GTGCAGACCCACCTTCAAGTAATCGAAGAAAGAATGAATCAGAGCCTGGGGCTGCTTGACCAGAACCCCCAGCTGGCGCAGGAGTTGCGGCCCCAGATCC AGGAACTCCTCCACTCTGAACACCTGGGTCCCAATGAATTGGAAGCCCCTGCCCCAGGGGGCAGCAGTGAGGACAAGGGTGGGCTGCAGCCTCTGGATTCCAAGGACG ACACCCCCATGGCCCTTCCAAAAG GGTCCACAGAACAAGATGCTGCATCCTCTGGAAAAGAGAAGATGTCCCCCCTGGAGCAGTATGAACGAAAG GTGAATGTGTCTGTTCCAAGGGGTTTTCCTTTCCACTCATCGGAGATTCAGAGAGATGAGCTG GCACCAGCTGGAACAGGCGTGTCCCGAGAGGCTGTGTCAGGTCTGCTGATCATGGGAGCTGGTGGGGGCTCCCTCATAGTCCTCTCTATGCTGCTCTTGCGCAGGAAGAAGCCCTACGGGGCCATCAGCCACGGAGTGGTggag GTGGACCCCATGCTGACTCTGGAGGAGCAGCAGCTGCGTGAACTGCAGCGTCATGGCTACGAGAACCCTACCTACCGCTTCCTGGAGGAACGACCCTGA